In Burkholderia savannae, one genomic interval encodes:
- a CDS encoding site-specific integrase — translation MATITKRGPYQWRAQVRRHGYPAQSKTFDTKAEAEAWANMIESEMSRGVWVSRSEAETTTLHEALLRYEREVSAAKKGLAQETSVLKACMATDLAKRPLASIRSADLAKIRDEWLKDYRPATVLRRLAVLSHVFNVARKEWGMESLSNPVELVRKPQPNNARTRRIAIDDPPLNAAGRDDDQSDRNTQDGELERIVAASESPLLPAIIWLAVETAMRRGEIVALRWEHIDLKRRVAHLPATKNGSARDVPLSTLAVSVLQTLNDKRAVPTEHRDTNRTNGTGPVFAIRGDAVTRAFERAVARARKRYVDECQTIARRPDDRLLLDLRFHDLRHEATSRLASIFPMHELTKITGHKDPRMLMRYYHPRAEDLAKRLT, via the coding sequence ATGGCTACCATCACAAAACGAGGCCCATATCAGTGGCGCGCGCAAGTGCGCCGACATGGCTACCCAGCGCAAAGTAAGACTTTCGATACGAAGGCCGAAGCAGAAGCTTGGGCCAACATGATCGAGTCCGAAATGTCGCGCGGTGTGTGGGTTAGTCGCAGCGAAGCCGAGACAACCACGCTGCACGAAGCCCTGTTGCGCTATGAAAGGGAAGTCTCTGCAGCGAAGAAAGGCTTGGCCCAAGAGACGTCGGTTCTAAAGGCCTGCATGGCTACCGATTTGGCCAAACGGCCCCTCGCTTCGATTCGAAGCGCCGACCTTGCGAAAATTCGCGACGAGTGGTTAAAGGATTACAGACCAGCCACCGTGCTACGACGCTTGGCTGTCCTGTCCCATGTTTTCAATGTGGCGCGAAAGGAATGGGGCATGGAAAGCTTGTCCAACCCTGTAGAGTTGGTTCGCAAGCCGCAGCCGAACAACGCGCGCACTCGCCGCATTGCCATTGATGATCCGCCCCTCAATGCAGCCGGGCGTGATGACGACCAGTCTGACCGGAACACCCAGGATGGTGAGCTTGAACGGATCGTGGCAGCTAGCGAATCCCCACTCCTACCGGCCATCATCTGGCTCGCAGTTGAGACCGCCATGCGCCGAGGTGAAATTGTAGCCTTGCGGTGGGAGCACATCGACTTGAAGCGCCGAGTCGCCCATTTGCCTGCAACAAAAAACGGCAGCGCACGCGACGTTCCTCTGTCCACGCTTGCGGTTTCTGTCCTTCAAACGTTGAACGACAAACGTGCCGTCCCCACGGAACATCGTGATACCAATCGAACAAACGGCACTGGGCCGGTTTTTGCCATCCGAGGCGATGCGGTAACCCGCGCTTTCGAGCGAGCCGTAGCTCGAGCTCGAAAGAGGTACGTCGACGAATGCCAAACGATCGCGCGCCGGCCTGATGATCGGCTCCTGCTCGATCTCCGCTTTCACGATCTGAGGCATGAAGCGACTTCGCGCCTCGCGTCCATATTTCCCATGCACGAGTTGACAAAAATCACGGGCCACAAGGACCCTCGCATGTTGATGCGCTACTACCATCCTCGAGCTGAGGACCTCGCCAAGCGACTGACGTAG
- a CDS encoding FecCD family ABC transporter permease, with translation MSTLPASRLSLRTRYRAIAARRLVALMLLAGLLATLVVIDVATGPSTFAPADIVAGLLSPDSLPLEQRVILWNVRLPYALMAILVGAALGLAGAEMQTVLNNPLASPFTLGLSAAASVGASVVVLAGWQLVVWNENLALSLGAFASATAATLLIVWLAWRHGATTETVVLFGIGLMFSFEALLWLLQFIADSNALEQIVFWSMGSLARASWSKIALLAGVLAACALRASTHVWSMTALRSGEEQARSMGIAVERLRLVTLVRISLLSATALSFVGTIGFVGLVGPHIARLLVGDDHRYYLPGGMLAGAIMLSGASILSKTLVSGLVLPIGIITALVGVPLFMTLISRRRRDG, from the coding sequence ATGAGCACGCTGCCCGCCTCCCGGCTCTCGCTCAGGACGCGCTACCGCGCGATCGCCGCGCGCCGCCTCGTCGCGCTCATGCTGCTCGCAGGCCTGCTCGCGACGCTCGTCGTGATCGACGTCGCCACCGGCCCGTCGACGTTCGCGCCCGCCGACATCGTCGCCGGCCTTCTGTCGCCCGACAGCCTGCCGCTCGAGCAGCGCGTGATCCTCTGGAACGTACGCCTGCCGTACGCGTTGATGGCGATTCTCGTCGGCGCCGCGCTCGGCCTCGCCGGCGCCGAAATGCAGACCGTGCTCAACAATCCGCTCGCCAGCCCGTTCACGCTCGGCCTGTCGGCCGCCGCGAGCGTGGGCGCGTCGGTCGTCGTGCTCGCCGGCTGGCAGCTCGTCGTGTGGAACGAGAACCTCGCGCTGTCGCTCGGGGCGTTCGCGAGCGCGACGGCCGCGACGCTGCTCATCGTCTGGCTCGCGTGGCGACACGGCGCGACGACCGAAACGGTCGTGCTGTTCGGCATCGGCCTGATGTTCAGCTTCGAGGCGCTGCTGTGGCTGCTGCAATTCATCGCCGACAGCAACGCGCTCGAGCAGATCGTGTTCTGGAGCATGGGCAGCCTCGCGCGCGCGAGCTGGAGCAAGATCGCGCTCCTCGCGGGCGTGCTCGCCGCGTGCGCGCTGCGGGCGAGCACGCACGTGTGGTCGATGACCGCGCTGCGCTCGGGCGAAGAGCAGGCGCGCAGCATGGGCATCGCCGTCGAGCGGCTGCGGCTCGTCACGCTCGTGCGCATCAGCCTGCTGTCGGCCACCGCGCTGTCGTTCGTCGGCACGATCGGCTTCGTCGGGCTCGTCGGGCCGCACATCGCGCGGCTGCTCGTCGGCGACGATCACCGCTATTACCTGCCGGGCGGCATGCTCGCCGGCGCGATCATGCTCTCGGGCGCGTCGATCCTCAGCAAGACGCTCGTCAGCGGCCTCGTGCTGCCGATCGGCATCATCACCGCGCTCGTCGGCGTGCCGCTTTTCATGACGCTGATCAGTCGGCGCAGACGCGATGGCTGA
- a CDS encoding ABC transporter ATP-binding protein: MAELRIDNLSVAYGRREILDSLALRPIEPGCVVAVLGPNGVGKSTLLRAIARLVRARGAVSLGRVDLLRGSRREHMRRVGYLPQTLPQASTLLVYEAVSGALRATCGGLSSAEHDARLHAVFEQLRLHPLAMKPLDSLSGGQRQMVGLAQVLVRHTPLLLLDEPTSALDLRWQLLALEAMRDAAGRRAAIVVVAMHDLNLASRFCDRMALLGPDGVLADGLPSDVLEPASLRRAYGVDARVERTADGEHIVLVERAVPDAGARMAHR, from the coding sequence ATGGCTGAGCTGCGCATCGACAACCTGAGCGTCGCGTACGGCCGCCGCGAGATCCTCGATTCGCTCGCGCTGCGGCCGATCGAGCCGGGCTGCGTGGTGGCCGTGCTCGGGCCGAACGGCGTCGGGAAATCGACGCTGCTGCGCGCGATCGCGCGGCTCGTGCGGGCGCGCGGCGCGGTGTCGCTCGGCCGCGTCGATCTGCTGCGCGGCTCGCGCCGAGAGCACATGCGGCGCGTCGGCTATCTGCCGCAGACGCTGCCGCAAGCGTCGACGCTCCTCGTCTACGAGGCGGTGAGCGGCGCGCTGCGCGCGACGTGCGGCGGGCTGTCGAGCGCCGAGCACGATGCGCGGCTGCATGCGGTGTTCGAGCAACTGCGGCTGCATCCGCTTGCGATGAAGCCGCTCGACAGCCTGTCGGGCGGCCAGCGCCAGATGGTCGGCCTCGCGCAGGTGCTGGTGCGGCACACGCCGCTTCTGCTGCTCGACGAGCCGACGAGCGCGCTCGATCTGCGCTGGCAATTGCTCGCGCTCGAAGCGATGCGCGACGCGGCTGGCCGCCGGGCGGCGATCGTCGTCGTCGCGATGCACGACCTGAATCTCGCGTCGCGCTTCTGCGATCGTATGGCGCTGCTCGGGCCCGACGGCGTGCTGGCGGACGGCTTGCCGTCCGACGTGCTGGAGCCGGCGAGCCTGCGGCGCGCGTATGGAGTCGATGCGCGAGTCGAACGCACGGCCGACGGCGAACACATCGTGCTCGTCGAGCGGGCCGTTCCGGATGCCGGCGCCCGGATGGCGCACCGATAA
- a CDS encoding amino acid permease → MQKRSHEADLHRGLGQRQMRLIALGAAIGVGLFLGSANAIKMAGPGIILSYIIGGAVIFVIMRALGEMAVHEPVAGSFSRYARNYLGPLAGYLTGWNYWFLWLVTCIAEITAVGIYMGIWFPDVPRWIWALAALAAMGSVNLLTVKAYGEFEFWFALIKVVTIVLMIAAGIAMIAFGIGNHGVPMGVSNLWAHGGFFPNGAQGVLMSMQMVMFAYLGVEMIGLTAGEAENPQKTIPGAINSVFWRILLFYGGALFVILSIYPWNEIGTQGSPFVMTFERLGIRTAAGIINFVVLTALSSCNGGIFSTGRMLYNLAQQGHAPREFGETTASGVPRRAILVSMAALLVGVLLNYLVPEKVFVWVTSISTFGAIWTWGVILVTQMKFRATLAPAEERALRFRMPFWPYGSWVALAFLVLVVGLMAYFPDTRIALYVGPAWLVLLVVLYYVLKLEPEGGKSAALERRYGQG, encoded by the coding sequence ATGCAGAAACGAAGTCACGAAGCCGACCTACACCGAGGGCTCGGGCAACGGCAGATGCGCCTGATCGCGCTCGGCGCGGCGATCGGCGTCGGCCTTTTCCTCGGTTCGGCCAACGCGATCAAGATGGCGGGCCCCGGCATCATCCTGTCGTACATCATCGGCGGCGCCGTGATCTTCGTGATCATGCGCGCGCTCGGCGAGATGGCCGTGCACGAACCGGTCGCCGGCTCGTTCAGCCGCTACGCGCGCAACTACCTCGGGCCGCTCGCCGGCTACCTGACGGGCTGGAACTACTGGTTCCTCTGGCTCGTCACCTGCATCGCCGAAATCACGGCGGTCGGCATCTACATGGGCATCTGGTTTCCGGACGTGCCGCGCTGGATCTGGGCGCTCGCGGCGCTGGCCGCGATGGGCTCCGTGAATCTGCTCACCGTGAAGGCGTACGGCGAGTTCGAATTCTGGTTCGCGCTGATCAAGGTGGTGACGATCGTCCTGATGATCGCGGCGGGCATCGCGATGATCGCATTCGGCATCGGCAATCACGGCGTGCCGATGGGCGTCTCGAACCTCTGGGCGCACGGCGGCTTCTTCCCGAACGGCGCGCAAGGCGTGCTGATGTCGATGCAGATGGTGATGTTCGCGTACCTCGGCGTCGAGATGATCGGACTGACGGCGGGCGAAGCGGAGAATCCGCAGAAGACGATTCCGGGCGCGATCAACTCGGTGTTCTGGCGCATCCTGCTGTTCTACGGCGGCGCGCTCTTCGTGATTCTGTCGATCTACCCGTGGAACGAGATCGGCACGCAAGGCAGCCCGTTCGTGATGACGTTCGAGCGGCTCGGCATCAGGACGGCCGCGGGCATCATCAACTTCGTCGTGCTGACGGCGCTTTCGTCGTGCAACGGCGGCATCTTCAGCACCGGGCGCATGCTGTACAACCTCGCGCAGCAAGGCCACGCGCCGCGCGAGTTCGGCGAGACGACGGCAAGCGGCGTACCGCGCCGGGCAATTCTCGTTTCGATGGCGGCGCTGCTCGTGGGCGTGCTGCTCAACTACCTGGTGCCGGAGAAGGTGTTCGTGTGGGTGACGTCGATTTCGACGTTCGGGGCGATCTGGACGTGGGGCGTCATTCTCGTCACGCAGATGAAGTTTCGCGCAACCCTCGCGCCGGCGGAGGAGCGTGCGCTGCGGTTCCGGATGCCGTTCTGGCCGTATGGGTCTTGGGTAGCGCTGGCGTTTCTCGTGCTCGTCGTCGGGTTGATGGCCTATTTTCCGGATACGCGGATTGCGCTTTATGTCGGGCCGGCCTGGCTCGTGTTGCTGGTCGTGCTGTATTACGTGCTGAAACTCGAGCCGGAGGGCGGGAAGTCGGCTGCGCTGGAGCGGAGGTATGGCCAGGGGTAA
- a CDS encoding alpha/beta hydrolase: MPGPAFAARRSLLAAGLGTALSSLSPLPCCAAPANAARGGTRGTVALPGLADAPAVETPRSRRIDVSIAGQRRRIFVALPPPPAPPAGHPVLYALDGNAAFHLFAQLARNHAARPGVDPADVPAIVALGYATDASYDMQARAADYTLAPLAGEAAAPAPIPCSAHDAHASEGNADDRANDADALPSAGAIRTGADRFLDFVEHDLQPWLAGQFAVDARRQTLFGHSYGGLLTLYAMLTRTHVFRRYVAASPSIWWGDRALVPFRDRFVERTAALDTPVDLLVTVGSLEEGAPNPDPERARRQQARKQVSSAREFVHGVQPVRGLHAECRVIAGEDHGSVVLPSAALAVRIASAPETSTAPATAASDGSRG; encoded by the coding sequence ATGCCCGGACCCGCTTTCGCGGCGCGCCGCTCGCTGCTGGCCGCCGGGCTCGGCACAGCGCTGTCTTCGCTGTCCCCGCTGCCTTGTTGCGCGGCGCCGGCGAACGCGGCTCGCGGCGGCACCCGCGGCACCGTTGCGTTGCCCGGCCTCGCCGACGCGCCCGCGGTCGAGACGCCGCGAAGCCGCCGGATCGACGTATCGATCGCGGGTCAACGGCGGCGCATTTTCGTCGCGCTGCCGCCGCCGCCCGCGCCGCCCGCTGGCCATCCCGTGCTGTACGCGCTCGACGGCAACGCGGCATTCCATCTGTTCGCGCAGCTCGCGCGTAATCACGCAGCGCGGCCCGGCGTCGATCCGGCGGACGTGCCGGCGATCGTCGCGCTCGGCTATGCGACGGACGCGTCGTACGACATGCAGGCGCGCGCCGCCGATTACACGCTCGCGCCGCTCGCGGGCGAAGCGGCGGCGCCGGCGCCGATCCCGTGCAGCGCGCACGACGCGCACGCGTCGGAAGGCAACGCGGACGATCGAGCGAATGACGCGGATGCGCTTCCATCGGCGGGCGCGATCCGCACCGGCGCCGACCGCTTCCTCGATTTCGTCGAGCACGACCTGCAGCCGTGGCTCGCAGGGCAATTCGCCGTCGACGCGCGCCGCCAAACACTGTTCGGCCATTCGTACGGCGGGCTGCTCACGCTGTACGCGATGCTCACGCGCACGCACGTGTTCCGGCGCTACGTCGCGGCAAGCCCGTCGATCTGGTGGGGCGATCGCGCGCTCGTGCCGTTTCGCGACCGCTTCGTCGAACGCACGGCGGCGCTCGATACGCCCGTCGACCTGCTCGTCACCGTGGGCAGCCTCGAGGAAGGCGCGCCGAATCCCGATCCCGAACGCGCGCGCCGTCAGCAGGCGCGCAAGCAGGTCAGCTCCGCGCGCGAGTTCGTGCACGGCGTGCAGCCGGTGCGCGGCTTGCACGCCGAATGCCGCGTGATCGCCGGCGAGGATCACGGCAGCGTCGTGCTGCCGAGCGCGGCGCTCGCGGTGCGCATCGCGTCGGCGCCCGAAACGTCGACCGCGCCCGCCACGGCAGCCTCCGACGGCTCGCGCGGATGA